A stretch of the Lactuca sativa cultivar Salinas chromosome 9, Lsat_Salinas_v11, whole genome shotgun sequence genome encodes the following:
- the LOC111900346 gene encoding embryo-specific protein ATS3A, producing the protein MRKYNFGGQMFMLLVVRFLFSTHVSEASRFNLPLHDHKEKRNCTYAITVETTCTKGADTSNHVSIRFGDSNSNDILVHSLNSKQVKRLDPLEPQVLDEVPIKPFQVCTIDQMEHTSQCVDSPVCYLYLKLSGKDDWRPGFAQIRVLESPHLSSSYFYFRRYLPRNVWHGIDLCHTKVTPFGLKYKRKVFG; encoded by the exons ATGAGGAAGTATAACTTCGGAGGccaaatgtttatgttattagtTGTTCGTTTTCTGTTTTCAACACATGTGTCTGAGGCATCAAGAttcaatctccctcttcatgaTCACAAAGAAAAG CGAAATTGCACATATGCAATTACAGTAGAAACGACATGTACAAAGGGTGCCGATACTTCCAACCATGTCAGTATAAGATTTGGAGACTCAAATTCAAATGACATTCTGGTGCACAGCCTCAACTCAAAGCAAGTTAAAAGGCTTGATCCACTAGAGCCACAGGTTCTTGATGAAGTGCCAATAAAACCATTTCAAGTTTGTACAATAGACCAAATGGAACACACAAGCCAATGTGTGGATTCCCCCGTATGTTACTTATACCTAAAATTGTCAGGAAAAGATGATTGGCGTCCTGGTTTTGCACAAATCAGAGTGCTAGAGAGCCCACATCTTAGTTCAAGTTACTTCTATTTTCGAAGATATCTGCCAAGAAACGTATGGCATGGTATTGATCTTTGTCACACAAAGGTTACCCCTTTTGGATTAAAATACAAAAGAAAAGTGTTTGGCTAG